From a region of the Tiliqua scincoides isolate rTilSci1 chromosome 4, rTilSci1.hap2, whole genome shotgun sequence genome:
- the LOC136647511 gene encoding coiled-coil domain-containing protein 181-like isoform X1 — protein MSDKKDTSESADTGGSIESGDYDDDFEKDLEWLINEEEKGIPSDAQNHDESEEDVETTVYKVLGGRDSPQEPLKYEEVLKDGRRNSSQELPEPEKVLKQASDTDSEEESKQEDQDLDEDDEAIKRYILEKIEEANKLLLCQEPLDETKERKLKFKDDLVDLEVPPLKTIEGDKNYPFGERDISGRLSQLRLSNRSEDLSLSVNGGTDDEHKDGKILVERDGKFELLSIHDIESQGFFPPLSVSFSDIEAQHISPKTSYTTAFGSVCRTKEENHIQPSCSSSREGCFFSPQPPTIRPSSAINITRNVERGKSPRRVQSANIGIRSSTYCLSPRQKELQKQMEQKKEKLKKEEEALKRIQEEEKKRENEMVFRAWLQKKKGQMQEEKRIQRAKELEDLNTRQESRNPDEAFRSWLKKKQEEQVKEKQIQNLKEREECTLFLPRTVENDKAYKQWLRKKRRERRAEQLAAKERSKQLRQEARRAKQIENIICSISEPKSLRFTDQYS, from the exons ATGAGTGACAAGAAAGACACTAGTGAATCTGCAGACACAGGAGGTTCCATAGAAAGTGGCGActatgatgatgattttgaaaaAGACCTTGAATGGCTGATTAATGAAGAGGAAAAAGGAATCCCTAGTGATGCACAG AATCATGATGAAAGTGAAGAGGATGTTGAAACAACTGTTTATAAAGTACTAGGAGGAAGAGATTCTCCACAAGAGCCTCTCAAATATGAGGAAGTTCTGAAGGATGGGAGAAGAAATTCTTCACAAGAACTTCCTGAGCCTGAGAAAGTTCTGAAACAGGCATCTGATACTGACAGTGAAGAGGAATCTAAGCAAGAAGATCAGGACTTGGATGAGGATGATGAAGCTATAAAGCGTTACATCTTGGAAAAAATAGAAGAAGCCAACAAACTGCTGTTGTGTCAAGAACCTTTGGATGAAACAAAAGAAAGGAAACTAAAATTCAAAGATGATTTAGTAGATCTTGAAGTTCCCCCTCTGAAAACGATAGAAGGTGATAAAAATTATCCTtttggggaaagggacatttcGGGTAGGCTTTCTCAGTTGCGCCTTTCTAATAGATCAGaagatctctctctttctgttaATGGTGGGACAGATGATGAGCACAAGGATGGCAAGATTCTAGTAGAAAGAGATGGGAAGTTTGAACTCTTGAGTATCCATGACATTGAAAGCCAAGGCTTCTTCCCTCCACTAAGTGTTTCTTTTAGTGACATTGAAGCTCAACACATTTCTCCTAAAACATCCTACACTACAGCTTTTGGCAGTGTTTGTCGAACAAAAGAAGAGAACCATATACAACCATCTTGCTCTTCTTCTAgagaagggtgttttttttcccctcagcccCCAACTATTCGGCCAAGCTCTGCCATCAACATTACAAGGAATGTGGAAAGAGGGAAAAGTCCACGCAGAGTGCAGTCGGCAAACATAGGTATAAGAAGCTCTACATACTGTCTATCACCCAGGCAGAAAGAACTGCAAAAACAAATGGAGCAAAAGAAAGAGAAATTAAAGAAAGAG GAAGAAGCTCTGAAGAGAATacaagaggaggagaaaaagagagagaatgagatgGTATTCAGAGCTTGGCTGCAGAAGAAAAAAGGACAAATGCAAGAAGAGAAGCGGATTCAGCGTGCAAAAGAGCTGGAAGACTTGAATACCAGA CAAGAGAGCAGAAATCCAGATGAAGCTTTCAGGTCATGGCTTAAAAAGAAACAAGAGGAACaggtgaaagaaaaacaaatacagaacCTGAAAGAGCGGGAAGAGTGCACATTATTCCTTCCAAGAACAGTGGAAAATGATAAAGCTTATAAACA ATGGCTAAGAAAGAAGAGACGGGAGAGGCGAGCCGAGCAATTGGCTGCTAAAGAACGATCGAAGCAGTTGAGGCAGGAAGCAAGAAGAGCGAAACAAATAGAGAATATCATCTGTTCTATTTCTGAACCCAAATCCCTTCGCTTCACAGACCAATACAGCTGA